In candidate division Zixibacteria bacterium HGW-Zixibacteria-1, the DNA window GCCGAATTTGGGAAGAAGCGCCGGATGAATATTAACAATATGATTCTTGTATTTCCGGACAACCGACATCGGAATCAGTTTTAAATACCCGGCCAGGGCGATATATTCGACTTCGTATTCATCCAGCATTTCCAGCAGGTCCCGTTCGGCATCTTCCGAACTGGCGTATTCTTTGGCTATATAAACAAAGGTGTCAATTCCGGCATTTTTGGCCCGCTCCAGTCCATATGCATTATCTTTGCTCGAAACCACCAGGACAATTTCGCCCGAGAGTCTCCCCTGCTGTGAGGCATCTATCAACGACTGAAGATTGGTGCCGCCGCCGGAAATAAAGACGGCGATTTTAGCCTTTGAGTCCATTCAGTTTCTCCCATAATATTTTATTGACGAGCTCGGGATTGGCCATGCCCT includes these proteins:
- the purN gene encoding phosphoribosylglycinamide formyltransferase; the protein is MDSKAKIAVFISGGGTNLQSLIDASQQGRLSGEIVLVVSSKDNAYGLERAKNAGIDTFVYIAKEYASSEDAERDLLEMLDEYEVEYIALAGYLKLIPMSVVRKYKNHIVNIHPALLPKFGGKGMYGHHVHEAVIAAGEKESGASVHLVDEIYDNGKILIQEKIPVLPDDDPDSLAARVLKIEHKIYPIALENLIRGRYN